Proteins from a genomic interval of Leishmania infantum JPCM5 genome chromosome 11:
- the PUF10 gene encoding putative pumillio protein 10, protein MGKKAEFARSRFKEARQKREERMQRSRAERDRRHGVDKLARKIDKVVVQRPLPNEAQQALLLAQFAQACRLVAPSTDMCILMRHYAKVAEQKSESTTMVTASASSSKSTTRKRKRDEAEEEEEAPAAGAAFLDTVADALLRTQNAPAVIEEAAVSAKDGENALGDDDDDDTVTVLQDILQDDSGRRVVATLLASLNAVRSSKCEAVAKAVLEQFEENEHLPQHHVACRVMSALAQFGSDATRQGVLNLLRQRSTTIEGVERLLSDRHTAGTIEQLLKSYGPETAAWLCEVLSLSTPVTSSSAAEAGGRKKKAAKQRGAAAEETASGERITTEKLMELVNGPVSGQVLLQLLRTDARRELLKRLPIVELLRSKRGTAFLTQLLTLTASVASSEGREAEAVALFSDVLERLGSDLGEMAIDKRANFVVQALIQLLPVMGPQSTKQLERLELGLGGAAGISALVTHGNGVHVVLSLIDAALTLSSESAVEGLAEQLVTRHNVTDLLYHKHGSLVVRRLMPLISRKASKVGRLLQGMVEQDFSNLVYTEAGNLVVTAYLTALGKSGASLLAQKLAGGEELLSMCRSPYASHVVFTLFELVDPTTHTLLCNALKAHVLPLSTHVNGRFIVEKMIAASRDVRESVSRQFLPLAQERGTQHVLCALLARMDARGKQVCVEKTIMPNLTALATHQCGSIVLQKLMQAEPTVLSAVQQRLSANSLVRSDLAQNFFGKFVVQIAQQPEQEQPQ, encoded by the coding sequence ATGGGCAAGAAGGCGGAGTTCGCCCGATCCCGCTTcaaggaggcgcggcagaagcgcgaagagcgcatgcagcgctcTCGAGCGGAGCGGGACcggcgccacggcgtcgACAAGTTGGCGCGCAAGATCGACAAAGTTGTTGTCCAGCGACCCCTCCCGAACGAAGCGCAGCAAGCGCTTCTGCTTGCTCAGTTTGCGCAAGCGTGCCGACTGGTCGCTCCCAGCACGGACATGTGCATCCTCATGCGTCACTACGCCAAGGTAGCGGAGCAGAAGAGCGAATCGACGACGATGGTGACGGCAAGTGCGTCATCGAGCAAGTCAACCACCCGCAAGCGCAAGCgtgacgaggcggaggaggaagaggaggcacccgctgcaggcgccgccTTTCTCGACACCGTTGcagatgcgctgctgcggaccCAGAACGCACCAGCAGTCATCGAAGAAGCCGCGGTCAGCGCGAAGGACGGGGAGAACGCTCtgggcgacgacgacgacgacgacacagTGACGGTGTTGCAGGACATCCTGCAGGATgacagcggccgccgtgTGGTCGCCACCCTTCTGGCCTCCTTGAacgcggtgcgcagcagcaagtgCGAGGCGGTAGCAAAGGCCGTGCTGGAGCAATTCGAAGAGAACGAGCATCTCCCTCAGCACCATGTGGCGTGTCGCGTCATGAGCGCCCTCGCGCAGTTCGGCTCAGATGCGACGCGGCAGGGTGTTCTGaacctgctgcgccagcgcagcacaaCCATCGAGGGTGTGGAGCGCTTGCTCTCTGACCGCcacaccgccggcaccaTCGAGCAGCTCCTAAAGAGCTACGGTCCGGAAACCGCTGCCTGGCTCTGCGAggtgctctccctctccacccccgTCACCTCGTCCTCTGCTGCAGAAGCCGGGGGCAGGAAAAAGAAGGCCGccaagcagcgcggcgcggccgctgaAGAGACGGCGTCTGGCGAGCGCATCACCACCGAGAAGCTCATGGAGCTCGTTAATGGTCCGGTGTCAGGTCAGGTGCTtcttcagctgctccgcACCGACGCCCGTcgcgagctgctgaagcgcctGCCTATCGTTGAACTCCTCCGAAGCAAGCGCGGCACCGCGTTCCTCACGCAGCTGTTGACGCTGAcggcctccgtcgcctcaagcgagggcagagaggcagaggcggtggctCTCTTTAGCGACGTACTGGAGCGTCTCGGGAGTGACCTGGGCGAGATGGCGATTGACAAGCGTGCGAACTTCGTTGTTCAGGCGCTGATCCAACTTCTGCCGGTCATGGGGCCTCAGAGCAcgaagcagctggagcgcctAGAGCTCGGGCTgggaggcgctgccggtATCTCTGCTTTGGTGACGCACGGCAACGGCGTGCACGTCGTCCTGTCCCTCATCGACGCTGCCCTGACGCTCTCTTCGGAGTCTGCGGTGGAGGGGCTGGCGGAGCAGCTTGTCACGCGGCACAATGTCACGGATCTTCTGTACCACAAGCACGGCAGCCTCGTGGTGCGTCGCCTCATGCCTCTCATCTCCCGCAAGGCTTCCAAGGTGGGCCGCCTTCTGCAAGGCATGGTGGAGCAGGACTTTTCGAACCTAGTGTACACGGAGGCTGGCAACTTGGTCGTCACGGCCTATCTCACTGCGCTCGGCAAGTCGGGCGCGTCGTTGCTGGCGCAGAAGCTGGCCGGTGGAGAGGAACTGCTCTCTATGTGCCGCAGCCCGTACGCATCACACGTGGTGTTCACTTTGTTTGAGCTGGTGGACCCCACAACGCACACACTTCTGTGCAACGCGCTAAAGGCGCACGTGTTGCCCCTGTCGACACACGTGAACGGTCGCTTCATTGTGGAGAAGATGatcgccgccagccgcgatGTGCGCGAGAGCGTGTCGCGCCAGTTTCTCCCCTTAGCCCAGGAGCGAGGCACGCAGCATGTGCTCTGCGCATTGCTTGCCAGAATGGATGCCCGCGGCAAGCAGGTGTGCGTGGAGAAGACGATCATGCCCAACCTCACCGCCCTCGCCACGCACCAGTGCGGTTCGATTGTGCTGCAGAAGTTGATGCAAGCGGAGCCGACGGTGCTgtcggcggtgcagcagcgtctctcCGCAAACTCGCTGGTGCGCAGCGACTTGGCGCAGAACTTCTTTGGCAAATTTGTGGTGCAGATTGCGCAGCAACCGGAACAGGAGCAACCCCAGTAG
- a CDS encoding putative cytochrome b5: MSEGELRVYSWEEIAKHTNDDDCWVVMYDKVLDVSKWLQEHPGGLDPIKDMAGMDITNSFESIGHSSTALVKSKSFIIGCVDSEESKMRKEAAKKASAPAPKWSETKREELRRYKGGEGIIPLPVLIGAMVAILALLFYLLK, translated from the coding sequence ATGTCTGAGGGCGAACTGCGGGTGTACTCATGGGAGGAGATCGCGAAGCACACGAATGATGACGACTGCTGGGTGGTGATGTACGACAAAGTGCTGGATGTGAGCAAGTGGCTGCAGGAGCACCCTGGCGGCCTCGACCCCATCAAGGACATGGCTGGCATGGATATCACGAACAGCTTCGAGAGTATTGGGCACTCGAGCACAGCGTTGGTCAAAAGTAAAAGCTTCATCATCGGCTGCGTGGACTCGGAGGAGTCGAAGATGCGCAAGGAGGCCGCAAAGAAGGCGTCAGCCCCGGCCCCAAAGTGGTCGGAGACGAAACGCGAAGAGCTGCGGCGCTACAAGGGTGGTGAGGGTATTATCCCGCTGCCCGTCCTCATCGGGGCGATGGTAGCCATCCTGGCTCTTCTCTTCTATCTGTTGAagtga
- a CDS encoding putative DNA ligase encodes MALGTLDILEHRLQAAGLGGTTNTAATPKLGAAPSASRNYSEADKVDQLKWFSSSVDAPFFISPKHDGVRLISYVPPTTATESPSAQQASSKTKKTGATTAASPPLTTCYSRYGRPIYGLFWIEEELRLLRALCGDASLIIDGELYLHQTDMDASRAGQEGRDDAPDGTKRKPPRRALPSSDADGVNNFNTGFLAVSALVNRFRSSTFQCASEEGVLKYVPSLPRLCVFDVPSYSPCANPLAPPTRDAPTAISAASRLHVVTKASVKDDESSQQVLAELQRVRSNVTDALRLNDVEQLRIIPNVTPFSQRLRTMHYLFELLSRGMESPVLRQHFCPTSARMCSAPTTRSIRDCRKHTPMAAQVQPPHSGIGQYHGGHFVSRIPYQLVKSLEDTTQRVLPVYLDAGYEGAVIRAPVNTYDFKEKTKGTLAALVAPLLRATETTKTRRGRHLRGTNAGAGEASGRRARNRAALLLSLNAGPVLGAATPLMVHAYRGDAPRREPMQPILPSDAGLTDAELDVLDVVAVGRRAILQSAKLPQRSMTAVKVLTYHDREYPILRPLLKEPSKNPRTRELVSIPRSHVRALGYSIKPSTGTALSDGDEATTLTPATSRCGKKETKSMNHATTSGEGSAVFYGLQCLAENGLVFNVSLPKMTLAQQNTLLQHLLSAGRDAMRDGREAASATMKTLHNRRSNAKAPYGGAAHASPSKIVSLAGLYATVKFSTLTEHGLPRFGSVKAIRGGKGWFM; translated from the coding sequence ATGGCCCTCGGTACCCTCGACATACTGGAACATCGCCTGCAGGCAGCTGGGCTGGGTGGTACAACCAACACCGCTGCTACCCCCAAGTTGGGTGCGGCGCCGAGTGCCAGCAGAAACTACAGTGAGGCAGACAAGGTGGATCAGCTTAAATGGTTCAGCAGCAGTGTCGACGCTCCATTCTTCATCTCCCCCAAGCACGATGGTGTGCGCCTCATCTCGTACGTCCCTCCAACAACTGCAACAGAGTCCCCATCTGCGCAGCAGGCATCAAGTAAGACCAAGAAGACCGGCGCCACCacagctgcgtcgccgccgttgacGACGTGCTACTCGCGCTACGGACGGCCCATCTACGGTCTCTTCTGGATTgaagaggagctgcgcctcctgcgggCCCTCTGCGGCGATGCCTCGCTCATCATCGATGGGGAGCTGTACCTGCACCAGACCGACATGGACGCCTCGCGAGCGGGGCAGGAAGGCCGGGATGACGCCCCAGATGGTACGAAGAGAAAGCCACCTAGAAGGGCGCTGCCGTCTTCCGATGCTGACGGAGTCAACAACTTCAATACGGGCTTTCTCGCCGTCTCTGCGCTTGTTAATAGATTTCGCAGCTCCACCTTCCAGTGCGCGAGCGAGGAAGGTGTCCTGAAGTACGtcccctctctgcctcgcctCTGCGTATTCGATGTTCCGTCCTACAGCCCGTGCGCAAATCCACTGGCACCCCCCACGCGCGATGCGCCGACCGCCATCTCGGCAGCGTCACGTCTTCACGTCGTGACCAAAGCCTCCGTGAAGGATGATGAAAGCTCTCAGCAAGTCTTGGCAGAGTTGCAGCGTGTCCGCAGCAACGTTACCGATGCACTTCGACTCAACGATGTGGAGCAGCTTCGCATCATTCCCAACGTAACACCCTTCTCGCAGCGACTCCGCACCATGCACTACCTCTTTGAGCTGCTCTCACGCGGCATGGAGTCGCcagtgctgcggcagcacttCTGCCCCACATCTGCGCGCATGTGTAGCGCACCGACGACACGCTCCATCCGCGACTGTCGCAAGCACACACCCATGGCGGCACAAGTGCAGCCACCACATAGCGGAATCGGCCAGTACCACGGCGGACACTTTGTGTCTCGCATCCCGTATCAGCTCGTGAAGTCTCTCGAAGACACCACGCAGCGAGTGCTGCCCGTGTACCTTGACGCGGGCTACGAAGGCGCCGTCATCCGCGCTCCGGTGAACACGTACGACTTCAAGGAAAAGACGAAGGGCACGCTGGCTGCATTGGTCGCTCCACTTCTGCGGGCCACTGAGACTACGAAGACTCGTCGAGGTCGGCACCTACGTGGGACAAACGCCGGTGCAGGTGAAGCGAGTGGTCGAAGAGCTCGAAACCGCGCCGCCCTGCTACTCTCCCTAAACGCCGGACCTGTATTAGGTGCAGCCACGCCGCTGATGGTGCACGCGTACAGGGGCGATGCTCCTCGTCGTGAGCCAATGCAGCCCATCTTGCCCTCCGATGCCGGCCTCACTGATGCCGAGCTGGATGTGCTGGACGTTGTAGCCGTGGGCCGGCGGGCGATCTTGCAAAGTGCaaagctgccgcagcgctcgATGACCGCTGTCAAGGTACTCACATACCACGATCGCGAGTACCCCATCCTTCGCccgctgctgaaggagcCATCGAAAAACCCCAGAACGCGGGAGCTGGTGTCCATCCCACGCTCACACGTGCGTGCTCTCGGGTACTCCATAAAACCAAGCACCGGCACGGCACTCAGCGACGGTGACGAGGCGACAACGCTGACTCCAGCCACCTCACGGTGTGGGAAGAAGGAGACGAAGAGCATGAACCATGCCACCACTTCCGGCGAAGGTTCGGCTGTCTTCTACGGACTTCAGTGCTTGGCTGAGAACGGACTCGTCTTCAATGTTTCCCTGCCGAAGATGACTCTCGCGCAACAGAAcacactgctgcagcacctcctgaGCGCGGGGCGCGACGCGATGCGGGACGGCAGGGAGGCCGCATCTGCCACTATGAAGACGCTTCATAACAGGAGGTCGAACGCCAAGGCGCCGTATGGGGGGGCTGCACACGCGAGCCCCTCCAAGatcgtctccctcgcagGGCTTTACGCGACAGTGAAGTTCAGCACCCTTACAGAGCACGGCCTGCCTCGCTTTGGCAGCGTCAAGGCCATTCGCGGAGGTAAAGGGTGGTTCATGTGA
- a CDS encoding putative chromatin binding protein: MSVDDLTSASTMAAGSVYTAIAVCGCGHGGRLGIGQDAPSTMSEIALLDDFLPTFASASTVGKIRQVACGAYHTLVLTSTGLYGWGLHEDGQLGLGRPSTASTAAAAVDGALGNAGATAASVPTHVDRPVRIPFPECPGGDGVLADVCAAIISIHCGADHSFLCSTAGVYVTGRNDCGQLGLGHTDNVYTWTRLCAALPQTTADGNARHTTTASRAASPMMSALPSACDSDLGGRHARLLYGRLTHISCGTHHTLLAWSDAVILRATAASSPASQQSPANSNDSRELVHYPSLLMACGRGDFGELGYDGDAWAVLQAKSQRQERALRSSLQQQQQAHGNVNDGQHGATDDTYKFKWKAAAAVKQRRLPFNSAFFELVEGVDHLEESAVRLPTTCAEELRPALLHRGCTAHELAEDVIRHCHERAATDCMCLPPTASALQTSSGVQRRWEVAKLQAMHHHSAVTLRRCRKEGGEQQLVLHWGCYYCSDIEDAAASHPRDVFADVPDASHRDDAGAAAAALRGLCMGIHAGEESLLRYRATCAPSVPASAAALARAEDEKSAASPPCGIAPPHVPLLQIMGSGNLGLGTDDSFTRTWTSLAFSDAPVAAGGQATVHSVVGRSHYLIWMHEQRASSPAGHSSAAAAPSYERSTVASSSCVFGFGDNLHGQIGAPALQARDVPGDDVVVAPRPVLRDGNVLRVATAVQQTLRDAAAPPAHHRLPAAAKALEPFTSRAEVHYEVMAIRAVEAGARHSVFLVDVRPADAAAASAAPATTSD, from the coding sequence ATGTCAGTGGACGACTTGACCTCAGCCTCCACCATGGCGGCAGGGTCAGTCTACACAGCGATTGccgtgtgcggctgcgggcaTGGCGGCCGACTCGGTATTGGGCAGGACGCCCCGTCGACCATGAGCGAGATTGCACTACTAGACGACTTCCTGCCCACCTTCGCTTCCGCTTCCACCGTAGGAAAGATTCGTCAGGTGGCCTGTGGAGCATATCACACCTTGGTGCTGACGAGCACTGGACTCTACGGCTGGGGACTGCATGAGGATGGCCAACTCGGCCTGGGCCGGCCATCCACTgcaagcacagcagcggctgccgtggACGGTGCTCTCGGCAACGCaggtgcgacggcggcgtcggtgccgaCTCACGTGGATCGACCTGTGCGAATCCCCTTCCCCGAATGTCCAGGTGGGGACGGGGTGTTGGCCGACGTGTGCGCGGCCATCATCTCTATCCACTGCGGTGCCGATCACTCTTTTCTCTGCTCGACGGCCGGCGTTTACGTGACAGGTCGGAACGATTGCGGCCAGCTTGGCCTCGGGCACACGGACAATGTGTACACGTGGACTCGACTCTGCGCGGCGCTCCCCCAAACGACTGCTGACGGCAATGCAAGGCACACGACAACAGCGTCGCGTGCAGCTTCGCCGATGATGTCGGCCCTACCGAGCGCGTGCGACTCCGACCTGGGCGGTCGACACGCGCGGCTGCTTTACGGCCGCCTCACGCACatcagctgcggcacccACCACACCCTTCTCGCCTGGAGTGACGCAGTCATCCTgcgcgcgacagcagcatcGAGTCCCGCCTCCCAGCAGTCACCGGCCAACTCCAATGACAGTCGTGAGCTTGTTCACTACCCGTCCCTACTGATGGCATGCGGCCGAGGCGACTTTGGCGAGCTCGGctacgacggcgacgcctgggcggtgctgcaggccaAATCTCAGCGGCaggagcgcgcgctgcgctcatccctgcagcagcagcagcaggcgcacggCAACGTCAATGACGGTCAGCACGGCGCAACGGACGACACCTACAAGTTCAAGTGGaaggctgcggccgccgtcaagcagcgccgtctcccCTTCAACTCAGCCTTCTTCGAACTGGTGGAGGGTGTGGACCATCTGGAGGAAAGCGCGGTGCGGCTTCCTACGACTTGTGCGGAGGAGTTGCGCCCAGCACTGCTTCACCGAGGTTGCACAGCTCATGAACTGGCAGAGGACGTGATCCGGCATTGCCATGAGCGCGCTGCAACGGACTGCATGTGTCTCCCTCCCACAGCATCCGCCCTCCAGACCAGCAGCGGTGTCCAAAGGCGATGGGAGGTGGCAAAGCTGCAGGCGATGCATCACCACTCCGCCGtcacgctgcggcggtgccgcaaAGAGGGcggggagcagcagctggttCTGCACTGGGGCTGCTACTATTGTTCTGACATCGAggacgcagccgcctccCACCCACGGGACGTCTTTGCCGATGTGCCAGATGCATCCCACAGGGATGAtgccggtgcggctgctgcggcgctccgTGGCTTGTGTATGGGAATACATGCCGGAGAGGAAAGCCTATTGCGCTACAGAGCGACGTGCGCCCCCTCGGTGCccgcatcggcagcggcactcgCCCGTGCAGAAGACGAAAAGAGCGCGGCATCACCGCCCTGTGGTATAGCCCCTCCACACGTGCCACTGCTGCAAATCATGGGGAGCGGCAACCTTGGGCTCGGCACCGACGACAGTTTCACGCGCACTTGGACGAGTTTGGCTTTCTCGGACGCTCCCGTGGCCGCCGGAGGTCAGGCGACGGTGCATTCGGTGGTGGGCCGCTCGCACTACCTCATCTGGATGCACGAGCAGCGGGCGAGCAGCCCGGCGGGCCACTCttccgcggcagccgcgccttcGTACGAAAGGTCGACGGTCGCCTCGTCATCGTGTGTCTTTGGCTTTGGCGACAACTTGCACGGACAGATTGGTGCACCTGCGCTGCAGGCCAGGGATGTGCCGGGAGATGACGTTGTTGTGGCACCACGGCCTGTTCTGCGAGACGGGAATGTACTGCGCGTCGCTACCGCTGtgcagcagacgctgcgcgacgctgcggctccacccgcacaccaccgcctccccgcTGCGGCAAAAGCGCTGGAGCCTTTCACGTCGAGAGCGGAGGTGCATTACGAAGTGATGGCGATTCGTGCTGTTGAGGCCGGCGCGCGACACtccgtcttcctcgtcgATGTGCGTCCtgctgacgcagcagcagcatcagcagcgccagcgaccACGAGCGACTAG